The following are encoded together in the Thermomonas brevis genome:
- a CDS encoding SDR family NAD(P)-dependent oxidoreductase produces MQLSNARAVVTGGVSGLGFAVAKHLVAHGGKVALFDVNDDKGAAAVAELGDANARYFKTDVTDEASVQANVAAAKAFLGGLNVAVNCAGILGSNRVLGREGAMKLAQFQTTVMVNLVGSFNVAKTCAELMQHNEAGADGERGVIVNTASVAAYEGQIGQAAYSASKAGVIGMTLPMARELARFGIRVMTVAPGVFWTPMVDGMPEDVQKSLAATIPFPSRLGRPEEFADLVASILGTTYLNGETIRLDGATRLAPK; encoded by the coding sequence ATGCAGCTCTCCAACGCCCGCGCCGTGGTCACCGGCGGCGTCTCCGGCCTCGGCTTCGCGGTGGCGAAGCACCTCGTCGCCCACGGCGGCAAGGTCGCCCTGTTCGACGTGAACGACGACAAGGGCGCGGCCGCCGTCGCCGAACTCGGCGACGCCAACGCGCGCTACTTCAAGACCGACGTCACCGACGAAGCCTCGGTGCAGGCCAACGTCGCCGCGGCGAAGGCGTTCCTCGGCGGGCTGAACGTCGCGGTGAACTGCGCCGGCATCCTCGGTTCCAACCGCGTGCTGGGCCGCGAGGGGGCGATGAAGCTCGCGCAGTTCCAGACCACGGTGATGGTCAACCTGGTCGGCAGCTTCAACGTCGCCAAGACCTGCGCCGAGCTGATGCAGCACAACGAGGCCGGCGCGGACGGCGAGCGCGGCGTGATCGTCAACACCGCCTCGGTCGCCGCCTACGAAGGCCAGATCGGGCAGGCCGCCTACTCCGCCTCCAAGGCCGGCGTGATCGGCATGACGCTGCCGATGGCGCGCGAACTGGCTCGCTTCGGCATCCGCGTGATGACCGTCGCGCCCGGCGTGTTCTGGACGCCGATGGTCGACGGCATGCCGGAAGACGTGCAGAAGTCGCTGGCCGCGACCATTCCCTTCCCCTCGCGCCTCGGCAGGCCGGAGGAGTTCGCCGACCTGGTCGCCAGCATCCTCGGCACAACCTACCTCAATGGCGAGACCATCCGTCTGGACGGCGCGACGCGGCTGGCGCCGAAGTGA
- a CDS encoding GNAT family N-acetyltransferase, with the protein MNTISLAGHGVRLDPLSRDQIVPLQDAVDDGDIGAINYVNVPGRDGIPAWVENALAMRDAGRELPFAIVAGERVVGSTRFYDIDLSVPTLAIGYTFHAASVWRSHVNTANKRLMLGHAFDALGAQSVYFHTSHLNLRSQAAIERLGAKKDGVLRAHRRHKDGTLRDTHTYSILAPEWPAIRERLDARIKAG; encoded by the coding sequence ATGAACACCATCAGTCTCGCCGGCCACGGCGTCCGCCTCGATCCCTTGTCGCGCGACCAAATTGTCCCCTTGCAGGACGCGGTGGACGACGGCGACATCGGCGCGATCAACTACGTCAACGTGCCCGGCCGCGACGGCATCCCCGCGTGGGTGGAAAACGCGCTGGCGATGCGCGACGCCGGCCGCGAGCTGCCGTTCGCCATCGTCGCCGGCGAACGCGTGGTCGGCAGCACGCGCTTCTACGACATCGACCTGTCGGTGCCGACGCTCGCCATCGGCTACACCTTCCACGCGGCCTCGGTCTGGCGCAGCCACGTCAACACCGCCAACAAGCGGCTGATGCTGGGGCACGCCTTCGACGCGCTGGGTGCGCAGTCCGTGTACTTCCACACCAGCCACCTCAACCTGCGCTCGCAGGCGGCGATCGAGCGGCTGGGCGCGAAAAAGGACGGCGTCCTGCGCGCGCATCGGCGGCACAAGGACGGCACCCTGCGCGACACCCATACCTATTCGATCCTCGCGCCGGAATGGCCGGCGATCCGCGAACGGCTGGACGCGCGGATCAAAGCAGGTTGA
- a CDS encoding FAD-binding oxidoreductase: protein MPDTRLDSLRAALPGLRLLTDPAELEHYGRDWTRRWTPAPLAIALPDSVEDVQAIVRWANANGVAIVPSGGRTGLSGGAVAADGELVVSLERMNKVLGFDAVDRTLTVQAGIPLQLAQEAARERGLQYPVDFAARGSCSIGGNIATNAGGIRVVRYGNTREWIVGLKLVTGGGELLELGRALVKNSSGYDLRHLAIASEGTLGIVVEATLRLADPPPPTNVMLLALPSFEALMRVFAAFRSRLQLQAFEFLTDVALRHVLAHGAQAPFDEVHPFYVVTEFASDEASEAEALAAFEQCVNDGLVSDGVISASEAQAAQLWRLREGITESLAKYVPYKNDVSVRVSAMPAFLAETQALLGREYPQFEVVWFGHIGDGNLHINILKPDAVAQADFVADCERVTKLLAEVLQRHGGSISAEHGIGLVKKPYLWCTRSAAEIAAMRGIKAALDPNGIMNPGKLFDA from the coding sequence ATGCCCGACACCCGCCTCGATTCCCTCCGCGCCGCGCTGCCCGGACTGCGCCTGCTCACCGATCCCGCCGAGCTGGAGCACTACGGCCGCGACTGGACGCGCCGCTGGACGCCCGCGCCGCTGGCGATCGCGCTGCCGGACAGCGTCGAGGACGTGCAGGCGATCGTGCGCTGGGCGAACGCGAACGGCGTGGCCATCGTGCCATCGGGCGGGCGCACAGGGCTGTCGGGCGGCGCGGTGGCTGCCGACGGCGAGCTGGTGGTCAGCCTCGAACGCATGAACAAGGTGCTGGGCTTCGATGCGGTGGACCGCACCCTGACCGTGCAGGCCGGCATCCCGCTGCAACTGGCGCAGGAGGCGGCGCGCGAACGCGGCCTGCAATACCCGGTCGATTTCGCCGCGCGCGGCTCGTGCAGCATCGGCGGCAACATCGCCACCAACGCCGGCGGCATCCGCGTGGTGCGCTACGGCAATACCCGCGAATGGATCGTCGGCCTGAAGCTGGTCACCGGCGGCGGCGAACTGCTGGAGCTGGGCCGCGCGCTGGTCAAGAACTCCAGCGGCTACGACCTGCGCCACCTCGCCATCGCCTCGGAAGGCACGCTGGGCATCGTGGTTGAGGCGACGCTGCGCCTCGCCGATCCGCCGCCGCCGACCAACGTGATGCTGCTGGCGCTGCCGTCGTTCGAGGCGCTGATGCGGGTGTTCGCGGCGTTCCGCTCGCGGCTGCAATTGCAGGCGTTCGAGTTCCTCACCGACGTGGCGCTCAGGCACGTGCTGGCGCACGGCGCGCAGGCGCCATTCGACGAGGTGCATCCGTTCTACGTCGTCACCGAGTTCGCCAGCGATGAAGCCAGCGAAGCCGAGGCGCTGGCCGCATTCGAGCAATGCGTGAACGACGGGCTGGTCAGCGACGGCGTCATCAGCGCCAGCGAAGCGCAGGCGGCGCAGCTGTGGCGGCTGCGCGAGGGCATCACCGAAAGCCTGGCGAAGTACGTGCCGTACAAGAATGACGTGTCGGTGCGGGTGTCGGCGATGCCGGCTTTCCTCGCCGAGACGCAGGCGCTGCTGGGCCGCGAATACCCGCAGTTCGAGGTGGTCTGGTTCGGCCACATCGGCGACGGCAACCTGCACATCAACATCCTGAAACCGGATGCCGTGGCGCAGGCGGACTTCGTGGCCGACTGCGAGCGCGTGACCAAGCTGCTGGCCGAAGTCCTGCAACGCCACGGCGGCAGCATTTCCGCCGAGCACGGCATCGGGTTGGTGAAGAAGCCGTATCTGTGGTGTACGCGCAGCGCGGCGGAAATCGCGGCGATGCGTGGGATCAAGGCGGCGCTGGACCCGAACGGGATCATGAATCCCGGCAAGCTGTTCGACGCGTAA
- a CDS encoding GNAT family N-acetyltransferase, which yields MHDFAIRPIQPEDDTAMAAVIRAVMPEFGATGSGFAINDPEVDWMSRAYAQPRHAYFVLERGGHVLGGAGVAPLAGGDAGTCELRKMYFLPEARGLGAGAAMMARCLDAARDLGFARCYLETLTGMDAAMRLYERSGFKRICGPQGATGHGGCDVFYSLEL from the coding sequence ATGCACGACTTCGCCATCCGCCCCATCCAGCCCGAGGACGATACCGCTATGGCAGCGGTCATCCGCGCGGTGATGCCCGAGTTCGGCGCCACCGGCAGCGGCTTTGCCATCAACGACCCGGAAGTGGACTGGATGAGCCGCGCCTACGCGCAGCCGCGCCACGCCTATTTCGTGCTGGAGCGCGGCGGCCACGTGCTGGGCGGCGCTGGCGTGGCCCCGCTGGCCGGCGGCGACGCCGGCACCTGCGAACTGCGCAAGATGTACTTCCTACCCGAAGCGCGCGGCCTGGGCGCCGGCGCGGCGATGATGGCCCGCTGCCTGGACGCCGCCCGCGACCTCGGCTTCGCCCGCTGCTACCTGGAAACCCTGACCGGCATGGACGCGGCGATGCGGCTGTACGAACGCAGCGGCTTCAAGCGCATCTGCGGCCCGCAGGGCGCGACCGGGCATGGCGGCTGCGACGTTTTCTATTCGCTCGAGCTCTGA
- a CDS encoding DUF2388 domain-containing protein, with amino-acid sequence MTKSFLIAALLLAATPAVASSFGSSASSAGSATSASTSGDDKVVLQARADAASFVASDGRIRGARLEAALRLLRERRADARAASDMQLAQAILAR; translated from the coding sequence ATGACGAAATCCTTCCTGATCGCCGCGCTGCTGCTCGCGGCCACGCCGGCCGTCGCCAGCAGCTTCGGCTCCAGCGCGTCGTCGGCCGGTTCGGCCACGTCGGCCAGCACCTCCGGCGACGACAAGGTGGTGCTGCAGGCGCGCGCGGACGCGGCCAGCTTCGTCGCCAGCGACGGACGCATCCGCGGCGCGCGGCTGGAAGCGGCGCTGCGGCTGCTGCGCGAGCGTCGTGCCGATGCCCGTGCGGCCAGCGACATGCAGCTGGCGCAGGCGATCCTGGCACGGTGA
- the serA gene encoding phosphoglycerate dehydrogenase, producing MSPKKTSFPKQDIRVLLLEGVSQTAVDTFKAAGYSQIDYHAKALPEDELKARIAEAHIVGLRSRTQLTAEVLAEAKRLVAIGCFCIGTNQVDLDAAEVAGIPVFNAPYSNTRSVAELVVAQAVMLMRGIPQKNAECHRGGWSKAATGSHEVRGKTLGIIGYGHIGTQVGVLAEALGMRVVFHDIETKLSLGNARAASGLNDLLARADVVTLHVPETPATKNMFGAAQIAAMKRGAHLINASRGTVVDIDALAAALDAGHVGGAAVDVFPVEPKANGDEFLSPLRGRDNVILTPHIGGSTLEAQDNIGVEVAAKLVRYSDNGSTLSAVNFPEVTLPEHEGSLRLLHIHRNVPGVLSKINETFSRHALNIDGQFLRTDPKVGYVVIDVSADEAQANALKDELAAIPGTLRTRVLY from the coding sequence ATGTCGCCCAAGAAGACCTCGTTCCCGAAGCAGGACATCCGCGTGCTGCTGCTGGAGGGCGTCAGCCAGACCGCGGTCGACACCTTCAAGGCCGCCGGCTACAGCCAGATCGACTACCACGCCAAGGCGCTGCCGGAGGACGAGCTGAAGGCGCGCATCGCCGAGGCGCACATCGTCGGCCTGCGCTCGCGCACCCAGCTCACCGCCGAGGTGCTGGCCGAGGCCAAGCGGCTGGTCGCGATCGGCTGCTTCTGCATCGGCACCAACCAGGTGGACCTGGACGCCGCCGAGGTCGCCGGCATCCCGGTGTTCAACGCGCCCTACTCCAACACCCGCAGCGTCGCCGAACTGGTGGTGGCGCAGGCGGTGATGCTGATGCGCGGCATCCCGCAGAAGAACGCCGAATGCCACCGCGGCGGCTGGTCGAAGGCGGCTACCGGCAGCCACGAGGTGCGCGGCAAGACGCTGGGCATCATCGGCTACGGCCACATCGGCACCCAGGTGGGCGTGCTGGCCGAGGCGCTGGGCATGCGCGTGGTCTTCCACGACATCGAAACCAAGCTCTCGCTCGGCAACGCGCGCGCCGCGTCCGGGCTGAACGACCTGCTGGCGCGCGCCGACGTGGTGACCCTGCACGTGCCGGAAACGCCGGCAACGAAGAACATGTTCGGCGCGGCGCAGATCGCGGCGATGAAGCGCGGCGCGCATCTCATCAACGCCTCGCGCGGCACCGTGGTCGATATCGACGCGCTGGCGGCGGCGCTGGACGCCGGCCACGTCGGCGGCGCGGCGGTGGATGTGTTCCCGGTCGAACCCAAGGCCAACGGCGACGAATTCCTGTCGCCGCTGCGCGGCCGCGACAACGTGATCCTCACCCCGCACATCGGCGGCAGCACGCTGGAAGCGCAGGACAACATCGGCGTGGAAGTGGCGGCCAAGCTGGTGCGCTACAGCGACAACGGCAGCACGCTGTCGGCGGTCAACTTCCCGGAAGTGACGCTGCCCGAGCACGAGGGCAGCCTGCGCCTGCTGCATATCCACCGCAACGTGCCGGGCGTGCTGTCAAAAATCAACGAGACCTTCAGCCGCCACGCGCTGAACATCGACGGCCAGTTTTTGCGCACCGACCCGAAGGTGGGCTACGTGGTGATCGACGTCAGCGCCGACGAGGCGCAGGCGAACGCGCTGAAGGACGAGCTGGCGGCGATTCCGGGGACGCTGCGGACGCGCGTGCTTTATTGA
- a CDS encoding NUDIX hydrolase encodes MQAGLDAALLDYARRRPEESEAVALFRELLADAEDPFRRERLAGHFTASSWLVDRGGERALLTHHRKLGLWLQLGGHADGQRELYLAALREAEEESGLTGLRVDEAIFDVDRHWIPEHKAVPAHWHYDVRYVVHAGENEAYTVSEESLDLAWRRIDELAADPATDASVRRMARKWLAKGEGRGVSGEE; translated from the coding sequence ATGCAGGCAGGTCTGGACGCCGCGTTGCTGGACTACGCCCGCCGCCGGCCGGAGGAGTCGGAGGCGGTGGCGCTGTTCCGCGAACTGCTGGCCGACGCCGAGGATCCGTTCCGGCGCGAGCGCCTGGCCGGTCACTTCACCGCGTCGAGCTGGCTGGTGGATCGCGGCGGCGAACGCGCGCTGCTGACCCACCATCGCAAGCTGGGCCTGTGGCTGCAGCTGGGCGGGCATGCCGACGGCCAGCGCGAATTGTATCTGGCGGCGCTGCGCGAGGCGGAGGAGGAATCCGGGCTGACCGGGCTGCGCGTCGACGAGGCGATCTTCGACGTGGATCGCCACTGGATTCCCGAACACAAGGCGGTGCCCGCGCACTGGCATTACGATGTGCGCTACGTGGTGCACGCGGGCGAGAACGAGGCCTACACTGTCAGCGAGGAATCGCTGGACCTGGCCTGGCGGCGCATCGACGAACTGGCGGCCGATCCGGCGACGGACGCGTCGGTGCGGCGGATGGCGCGGAAGTGGCTGGCGAAGGGCGAAGGGCGAGGAGTGAGCGGAGAGGAGTGA
- a CDS encoding DUF4105 domain-containing protein, translating to MNPRRPPWRLACAAWLACLALPVAAARLQVEPRGLDDAQLAASRQLIDDSEGRLPPAWRDALPADLRLRWRDDLPTQVHGRSRGADIGLRRELLDGWMARAPQAGADDPAARAALAALIHELAHVLDRGPQGGLSRDPRLLDLAGWQLRPLRFGLRARHNPLSDRSPDRYELTNPREFVAVNLEWFLLDPQYACRRPALARYFAGRFGWQPPGAACAPGLVFLQADADYAAAGFERIDPERVYAVDYLLAEGNDAPMSRWGHSMLRLMVCAPGRALGPDCRLDLQYHRVLSFRAFVGDVQLSGWRGLTGRYPSRLFLPPLDQVIDEYTTVELRGLRSLPLRLGRDEIRGVLERAALLHWSYDGRYTFLDNNCAVETWRLLREGAPRLAALPLRSITPTGLLRRLQREGVADVSVLEDRDAAQRQGYYFESMRARYQAMFELARARLALPQARLDDWLALPPERRAPWLEQGDLRATAALLLLEQAAQRRMELQARDAIKRRLLDRAEGRAARTQVQALLAEEALLLRPAALGGSGYGLPQQERGTLEAKARALSARVGSEWVRLRQAALAALPAERQRAMQGIESNLSALGERLRALNREQGGLELR from the coding sequence GTGAACCCGCGCCGCCCGCCGTGGCGGCTTGCCTGCGCGGCGTGGCTGGCCTGCCTCGCGCTGCCGGTTGCGGCGGCGCGGTTGCAGGTGGAGCCGCGGGGATTGGACGACGCGCAGCTGGCAGCAAGCCGGCAATTGATCGACGATAGCGAGGGCCGATTGCCGCCGGCCTGGCGCGACGCCTTGCCCGCCGACTTGCGCCTGCGCTGGCGCGACGATCTGCCGACGCAGGTGCACGGCCGCAGCCGGGGTGCGGACATCGGCCTGCGCCGCGAACTGCTCGACGGCTGGATGGCGCGCGCGCCGCAGGCGGGCGCCGACGACCCGGCCGCGCGCGCGGCGCTGGCCGCGCTGATCCACGAGCTGGCGCACGTGCTGGATCGTGGGCCGCAGGGCGGCCTGTCGCGCGATCCGCGCCTGCTCGACCTCGCCGGCTGGCAGCTGCGTCCGCTGCGCTTCGGCCTGCGCGCACGCCACAACCCGCTGAGCGACCGCAGCCCGGATCGCTACGAGCTGACCAACCCGCGCGAGTTCGTGGCGGTCAACCTGGAATGGTTCCTGCTCGACCCGCAGTACGCCTGCCGGCGGCCGGCGCTGGCACGGTATTTCGCAGGCCGCTTCGGCTGGCAGCCGCCGGGTGCGGCCTGCGCGCCGGGGCTGGTGTTCCTGCAGGCGGATGCGGACTACGCCGCCGCAGGCTTCGAGCGGATCGATCCCGAACGCGTGTACGCGGTCGATTACCTGCTGGCCGAAGGCAACGACGCGCCGATGAGCCGCTGGGGCCACAGCATGCTGCGGCTGATGGTCTGCGCGCCGGGCCGCGCGTTGGGGCCGGACTGTAGGCTCGACCTGCAATACCACCGCGTGCTGAGCTTCCGCGCCTTCGTCGGCGACGTGCAGCTGTCGGGCTGGCGCGGGCTGACCGGCCGCTATCCGTCGCGGCTGTTCCTGCCGCCGCTGGACCAGGTCATCGACGAGTACACGACGGTGGAACTGCGCGGGCTGCGCTCGCTGCCGCTGCGGCTCGGGCGCGACGAAATCCGCGGCGTGCTGGAACGCGCCGCGCTGCTGCACTGGAGCTACGACGGGCGCTACACCTTCCTCGACAACAACTGCGCGGTGGAAACCTGGCGGCTGCTGCGCGAAGGCGCGCCGCGGCTGGCGGCGCTGCCGCTGCGCAGCATCACCCCGACCGGCCTGCTGCGCCGGTTACAACGCGAAGGCGTGGCGGACGTCTCCGTGCTGGAGGATCGCGACGCAGCGCAGCGGCAGGGCTATTACTTCGAGTCGATGCGCGCGCGCTACCAGGCGATGTTCGAGCTGGCGCGCGCGCGGCTGGCGCTGCCGCAGGCGCGCCTGGACGACTGGCTGGCGCTGCCGCCGGAGCGCCGCGCGCCTTGGCTGGAGCAGGGCGACCTGCGCGCGACCGCCGCGCTGCTGTTGCTGGAGCAGGCGGCGCAGCGGCGCATGGAGTTGCAGGCGCGCGACGCGATCAAGCGCAGGCTGCTCGACCGCGCCGAGGGCCGCGCCGCGCGCACGCAGGTGCAGGCGCTGCTGGCGGAGGAAGCCCTGCTGCTGCGTCCCGCCGCATTGGGCGGAAGCGGCTACGGCCTGCCGCAGCAGGAGCGCGGCACGCTGGAGGCGAAGGCGAGGGCGCTTTCGGCGCGGGTCGGAAGCGAATGGGTACGGCTGCGTCAGGCGGCGCTGGCAGCCCTGCCGGCCGAACGGCAGCGGGCGATGCAGGGCATCGAAAGCAACCTGTCCGCGCTGGGCGAACGCCTGCGCGCACTCAATCGCGAGCAGGGCGGCTTGGAACTGCGCTGA
- a CDS encoding putative bifunctional diguanylate cyclase/phosphodiesterase has translation MSNQMLHQSMLANALPPEAAASAPSQLAHLLDARYPGLIEHIGQAIVLHDADGRLHYMNPAARQIFGVPGDGDTPGMADWNGWRVMDEAGRPLPFQAHPTSRALREGRAVGNEVIGLYHRRNQKLVWLSVTALPQSAPDGSHTGMVLSLSTDITELQRDKTLFHRVQELAQIGGWQWDRGSDALYLTGEAVRILCRRVPPMTMHALLDCLCDDDRQRLRQTLDEIRGDTGFDLELAGTDPSGTPFWVRMIGEPDPHDPGSERLSGTLQDITERKRAEEALRAQAQTDALTGLLNRDAILAHAQQRLHAPSGPDLALLYIDLDRFKIVNDVLGHDAGDHLLIEAANRIRGAVGEEGLIARFGGDEFLAVCRIADNPDRPEQLAQRVQQAFTAPFRMGKDEFNVTTSIGISRAPADGDTPRQLIQSADMAMYDSKRRLRNGYQAFSPRLAKRQQERLQIETQLRRALDNGEFHLVYQPQVDLRSGRILHAEALMRWRSPLLGEVRPGRFIELAESTGEIVRIGHWVLGEACAQMRRWQEQGLPIQRIAVNVSYRQFIGEDLVDSVRRMLGEAGLPGHALELELTERVLVEDVADTSRVFDQLRQLGVRLSIDDFGEGYSALNYLRRLPIHALKLSHSFMKGVPGARSDEAICQTVTGIARSLGLDMVAEGIETEAQRDFLLRLGVKVGQGFLFAPGLLPGEFAKRLAAQSS, from the coding sequence ATGAGCAACCAGATGCTCCATCAGAGCATGCTCGCCAACGCGTTGCCCCCGGAGGCCGCCGCGAGCGCGCCGTCCCAGCTCGCGCACCTGCTCGACGCCCGCTATCCCGGCCTGATCGAACACATCGGCCAGGCCATCGTCCTGCACGACGCGGACGGCCGGCTGCACTACATGAACCCGGCGGCACGGCAGATTTTCGGCGTGCCCGGCGACGGCGACACTCCCGGCATGGCGGACTGGAACGGCTGGCGGGTGATGGACGAGGCGGGCCGGCCGCTGCCGTTCCAGGCGCATCCCACCTCGCGCGCGCTGCGCGAGGGGCGCGCCGTGGGCAACGAGGTGATCGGCCTCTACCATCGCCGCAACCAGAAGCTGGTCTGGCTGTCGGTGACGGCGCTGCCGCAGAGCGCGCCCGATGGCAGCCATACCGGCATGGTGCTGTCGCTCAGCACCGACATCACCGAACTCCAGCGCGACAAGACCTTGTTCCATCGCGTGCAGGAACTCGCGCAGATCGGCGGCTGGCAGTGGGACCGCGGCAGCGACGCGCTCTACCTGACCGGCGAGGCGGTGCGCATCCTGTGCAGGCGCGTCCCGCCCATGACGATGCATGCGCTGCTCGACTGCCTGTGCGACGACGACCGCCAGCGCCTGCGGCAGACGCTGGACGAGATCCGCGGCGACACCGGCTTCGACCTCGAACTGGCCGGCACGGATCCCAGCGGCACGCCCTTCTGGGTGCGCATGATCGGCGAACCCGATCCGCACGATCCCGGCAGCGAACGCCTCAGCGGCACCTTGCAAGACATCACCGAGCGCAAGCGCGCCGAGGAAGCGCTGCGCGCGCAGGCGCAGACCGACGCCCTGACCGGGCTGCTGAACCGCGACGCCATCCTCGCCCACGCCCAGCAGCGCCTGCACGCGCCCAGCGGCCCCGATCTGGCGCTGCTGTACATCGACCTCGACCGCTTCAAGATCGTCAACGACGTGCTGGGCCACGACGCCGGCGACCACCTGCTGATCGAAGCGGCCAACCGCATCCGCGGCGCGGTCGGCGAGGAAGGCCTGATCGCGCGCTTCGGCGGCGACGAGTTCCTGGCCGTCTGCCGCATCGCCGACAACCCCGACCGCCCGGAGCAACTGGCGCAGCGCGTGCAGCAGGCGTTCACCGCGCCGTTCCGCATGGGCAAGGACGAGTTCAACGTCACCACCAGTATCGGTATTTCGCGCGCGCCCGCCGACGGCGACACGCCCCGGCAGCTGATCCAGAGCGCCGACATGGCGATGTACGACAGCAAGCGCCGGCTGCGCAACGGCTACCAGGCGTTCTCGCCCCGGCTCGCCAAGCGACAGCAGGAGCGGTTGCAGATCGAAACGCAGCTGCGCCGCGCGCTCGACAACGGCGAGTTCCACCTCGTCTACCAGCCGCAGGTCGACCTGCGCAGCGGCCGCATCCTGCACGCCGAGGCGCTGATGCGCTGGCGCAGCCCGCTGCTCGGCGAAGTGCGCCCGGGCCGCTTCATCGAACTGGCCGAAAGCACCGGCGAGATCGTCCGCATCGGCCACTGGGTGCTGGGCGAAGCCTGCGCGCAGATGCGCCGCTGGCAGGAACAGGGGCTGCCGATCCAGCGCATCGCGGTGAACGTGTCCTACCGCCAATTCATCGGCGAGGACCTGGTGGACAGCGTGCGCCGGATGCTGGGGGAAGCCGGCCTGCCGGGGCATGCGCTGGAACTGGAACTGACCGAGCGCGTGCTGGTGGAGGACGTGGCCGACACCAGCCGCGTGTTCGACCAGCTGCGGCAGCTGGGCGTGCGGTTGTCCATCGACGATTTCGGCGAAGGCTACAGCGCGCTCAACTATCTGCGCCGGCTGCCGATCCACGCGCTCAAGCTCAGCCACAGCTTCATGAAGGGCGTGCCGGGCGCACGCTCCGACGAGGCCATCTGCCAGACCGTCACCGGCATCGCCCGCAGCCTCGGGCTGGACATGGTCGCCGAGGGCATCGAAACCGAAGCCCAGCGCGACTTCCTGCTGCGGCTCGGGGTCAAGGTCGGGCAAGGCTTCCTGTTCGCGCCCGGCCTGCTGCCGGGAGAATTCGCCAAGCGCCTGGCCGCGCAATCCTCCTAA
- the yeiP gene encoding elongation factor P-like protein YeiP translates to MKAYDIKKGNVVEHNGGVYQIRDIERSSPQGRGGNVRYRFVMYAIPGGNKLDASFDGDDDLREVDMSRRQATYSYKDGDAFVFLDDEDYTPYTLDADAVGDLAGYIVDDLTGIYVQLIEDAPVAIQLPQSVAMEVIETPPELKGGTATKRPKPAKLSTGIEIMVPEYIGNGEKVWVNTTTGEFAGRAE, encoded by the coding sequence ATGAAGGCTTACGACATCAAGAAAGGCAACGTCGTCGAACACAACGGCGGCGTGTACCAGATCCGCGACATCGAGCGCAGCAGCCCGCAGGGCCGCGGCGGCAACGTGCGCTACCGCTTCGTCATGTACGCGATCCCCGGCGGCAACAAGCTGGACGCCAGCTTCGACGGCGACGACGACCTGCGCGAAGTGGACATGAGCCGCCGCCAGGCCACCTATTCGTACAAGGACGGCGACGCCTTCGTGTTCCTCGACGACGAGGACTACACGCCGTACACGCTCGACGCCGATGCCGTGGGCGACCTGGCCGGCTACATCGTGGACGACCTGACCGGCATCTACGTGCAGCTGATCGAGGACGCGCCGGTGGCGATCCAGCTGCCGCAGTCGGTGGCGATGGAAGTGATCGAGACCCCGCCGGAGCTGAAGGGCGGCACCGCCACCAAGCGCCCGAAGCCGGCCAAGCTGAGCACCGGCATCGAGATCATGGTGCCGGAGTACATCGGCAACGGCGAGAAGGTGTGGGTCAACACCACCACCGGCGAGTTCGCCGGCCGCGCGGAATAA